A genomic segment from Janthinobacterium sp. 64 encodes:
- a CDS encoding ABC transporter ATP-binding protein, producing MMTEPILQTDKLSLRFKDKHALDQLSLSVARGGIHAIVGANGAGKSSLFRVLLGFEAATGGSARILGCDCARLTPDLRGRIGYVNEEHTLPLWLTIAELTAMQRRLYPGWNEARYGSVLRNFNVLPGQRIAQLSRGERAGVNLALALAQSPELLILDEPTLGLDVVAKRLFLGAMMESSYSDGMTIIYCSHQMEEIERVADQLIILERGRLLQACAPDVLCERVLLWVAEFPFLPPDTSVLPGILHTEYIDGLSHFMVLDQGPEFAARLRLLGARSVHNMPVSLDRAINALLARGHISSANPALHAA from the coding sequence ATGATGACTGAACCCATCTTGCAGACCGACAAGTTGTCCTTGCGCTTCAAGGACAAGCATGCACTCGACCAGTTGAGCCTGAGCGTGGCGCGCGGTGGCATCCATGCCATCGTCGGCGCGAATGGCGCCGGCAAGTCCTCGCTGTTCCGCGTGCTGCTGGGCTTCGAGGCGGCGACCGGAGGCAGCGCCCGTATCCTCGGCTGTGACTGCGCCCGGTTGACGCCGGACTTGCGTGGACGCATCGGCTATGTCAACGAGGAGCACACCTTGCCCCTGTGGCTGACGATCGCTGAACTGACGGCCATGCAACGGCGCCTGTATCCGGGCTGGAATGAGGCACGCTATGGCAGTGTGTTGCGCAACTTCAATGTACTGCCAGGCCAGCGCATCGCGCAGCTGTCGCGTGGCGAACGTGCTGGCGTGAACCTGGCGCTGGCGCTGGCGCAAAGTCCCGAACTGCTGATCCTCGACGAACCCACGCTGGGCCTCGATGTGGTGGCCAAGCGCCTGTTCCTGGGGGCCATGATGGAAAGCAGCTATAGCGATGGCATGACCATTATCTATTGCTCGCACCAGATGGAAGAAATCGAGCGCGTGGCCGACCAGCTGATCATTCTCGAACGCGGGCGTTTGTTGCAGGCTTGCGCGCCAGACGTGCTGTGCGAGCGGGTACTGCTGTGGGTGGCCGAATTTCCCTTCCTGCCACCCGATACGAGCGTGCTGCCCGGCATCTTGCATACCGAATATATCGATGGCCTGAGCCACTTTATGGTGCTGGACCAAGGGCCGGAATTTGCCGCGCGCCTGCGCCTGCTGGGTGCGCGCAGCGTGCACAACATGCCCGTCAGCCTGGACCGCGCCATCAATGCCTTGCTGGCGCGCGGCCATATTTCCTCTGCTAACCCCGCGCTGCACGCGGCCTGA
- a CDS encoding GntR family transcriptional regulator, giving the protein MHRRSPLMLQIATGDPRPIHRQIVDGVRRLIASGELTLGANLPSVRGLALQLGINPNTVAKAYSELTAEGWLDARAGLGLFVAAPRQRLSDEERARRLDEALTRFVGDVIALDYPAGVVLERVAGELALCLPKKTA; this is encoded by the coding sequence ATGCACCGTCGCAGTCCCTTGATGCTACAGATCGCTACAGGCGATCCGCGTCCCATCCACCGCCAGATCGTTGACGGCGTACGGCGCCTGATCGCCAGCGGCGAGTTGACGCTGGGCGCGAACTTGCCCAGTGTCCGCGGCCTGGCCTTGCAGCTGGGTATTAATCCGAACACGGTCGCCAAGGCCTACAGCGAACTGACGGCGGAGGGCTGGCTCGATGCGCGCGCCGGCCTGGGCTTGTTCGTGGCCGCGCCGCGCCAGCGCCTGTCCGATGAGGAACGCGCGCGGCGTCTGGACGAGGCCTTGACCCGCTTCGTCGGCGACGTCATCGCGCTCGACTATCCCGCCGGCGTGGTGCTGGAACGCGTCGCGGGCGAACTGGCCTTGTGCCTTCCGAAGAAGACGGCCTGA
- a CDS encoding DEAD/DEAH box helicase — MNQAEQQRLLAILEYWHKIEFFIPFDLNQITDVEDQSTVRLLHREQLAQLPPQFATQWQVPSDREIDGFSLFLGVFDKAEINKACPPANGPENMAETEKTELLGRSCFARLNLNALGEPQFDPVSVSTLPWALGRARTPDWSGLSLDAFSDSQLALQDSLRNFAASRAAQAVTDEAGNVSSPLSGMEIAALADLLRDWAGFHPSAGQPLAVLELRTRKKRAAVAETELAEASRNRSLDFGDTVEPSVDILNSFYLDDLEQIIRAVRGGKLPATVAAYLTPLAQDERIDLYSPAGRQALAAMLNPANMNRGHWLEDASYAMSLMQQFAIHGARTGLSERGIFSVNGPPGTGKTTLLRELFADNIVRRASVLSCLDRAGDAFIGKVAVAFEGVRDPITIARLRPELTGFEMVVASSNNAAVENISGDLPKPKQLGKEWARTRYFESVARRVVADGNGANRALAEPEAPWGLMSCALGNSANRRRFVSNFYDDDWDKSTARKTPNAQNIRQWLASYQGVSFAQAAREFRETEHVVEKALAEHAQYAALWQAVGTCTEADFIQASQQALIAAEQEMDAANGALSGALAQQDTLLASKKELLEEERLVALTQPGFFARLFGTKPARAYKDAVIANAEAQRQAARDVSAIKLLLKGELEPRCERARNSLHIALRTAQSRQREWDDSTELLRRARMRFPTIIAPATLDELDGDALQIGGLWHEPALARLRSRLFAKALALHEAWLAEVAKKGGPGFGGNLLAVSKLLKNKRAYDQSHIAMVWHSLFMVVPVVSTTFASFARQFQGMGPESLGWLFIDEAGQAVPQAALGSLWRAKRAVVVGDPLQIEPVFTVPGRLVQTLSALSPHTQDGSYAPTSVSVQTLADKANRYGAVVGAGSAQPLWIGSPLRVHRRCVEPMFSLANSIAYEDKMVYGLSERTPPDAARGLTRGPSRWIDAVGAVSYKQVVPVQLDFVLEVLLKLYRRDGKLPDMYVITPFKAVRNELRSRIVDMDWDRRLGYGKAPTARELRQWSNQMVGTVHTFQGKEQSVVMLVLGADDSTAGAAQWAAATPNLLNVALTRAQHYVYIVGNPLLWGQLPHFAPACAQLPHTGMHEFLVEMG, encoded by the coding sequence ATGAATCAGGCAGAACAGCAGCGCCTCCTGGCTATCCTGGAGTATTGGCACAAGATCGAATTCTTTATCCCGTTTGACCTGAATCAAATCACGGACGTTGAAGACCAGTCCACCGTGCGTCTCCTGCACCGCGAACAGCTGGCGCAATTGCCGCCGCAGTTCGCCACGCAATGGCAAGTGCCTTCCGACCGCGAGATCGACGGCTTCTCGCTGTTCCTCGGCGTGTTCGACAAGGCCGAAATCAACAAGGCTTGTCCGCCGGCCAACGGCCCGGAAAACATGGCCGAAACAGAAAAAACAGAGCTGCTGGGACGCTCGTGCTTTGCCCGCCTGAACCTCAATGCGCTGGGCGAGCCGCAGTTCGACCCCGTCTCCGTGTCGACGTTGCCGTGGGCGCTGGGCCGCGCCCGCACGCCGGACTGGTCGGGCCTGAGCCTGGACGCCTTCAGCGACAGCCAGCTGGCGCTGCAAGACAGCTTGCGCAATTTCGCGGCCAGCCGCGCCGCGCAGGCAGTGACGGACGAGGCGGGCAATGTCTCATCGCCCCTGTCCGGCATGGAAATCGCGGCCCTGGCCGACCTGCTGCGCGACTGGGCCGGCTTCCACCCGTCCGCCGGCCAGCCGCTGGCCGTGCTGGAATTACGCACGCGCAAGAAACGCGCCGCCGTGGCGGAAACCGAGCTGGCTGAAGCCAGCCGGAACCGCAGCCTGGACTTCGGCGACACGGTGGAACCAAGCGTCGACATTCTCAACAGTTTTTACCTCGACGACCTGGAACAGATCATCCGCGCAGTGCGCGGCGGCAAGCTGCCCGCCACCGTCGCCGCCTATCTGACGCCGCTGGCGCAGGATGAGCGCATAGACCTGTACAGCCCGGCAGGACGCCAGGCGCTGGCCGCCATGCTCAATCCGGCGAACATGAACCGGGGACACTGGCTGGAAGACGCCAGCTACGCCATGAGCCTGATGCAGCAGTTCGCCATCCATGGCGCGCGCACGGGCTTGAGCGAGCGCGGCATCTTTTCCGTCAACGGCCCGCCCGGCACGGGCAAGACGACCTTGCTGCGCGAATTGTTCGCCGACAACATCGTGCGCCGCGCCAGCGTGCTGTCCTGCCTGGACCGCGCCGGCGATGCCTTCATCGGCAAGGTCGCCGTCGCCTTCGAAGGCGTGCGCGACCCGATCACCATCGCCCGCTTGCGCCCGGAACTGACGGGCTTTGAAATGGTCGTCGCCTCGTCGAACAATGCGGCGGTAGAAAACATTTCCGGCGACTTGCCGAAACCGAAACAGCTGGGCAAGGAATGGGCGCGCACGCGCTATTTTGAAAGCGTGGCGCGCCGGGTCGTGGCCGACGGCAATGGCGCCAACCGCGCCCTGGCCGAACCAGAGGCGCCATGGGGCCTGATGTCCTGTGCGCTGGGCAATAGCGCCAACCGCCGCCGCTTCGTCAGCAATTTCTATGACGACGACTGGGACAAGAGCACGGCGCGCAAGACGCCGAACGCACAGAATATCCGCCAATGGCTGGCCAGCTACCAGGGCGTCAGCTTCGCCCAGGCGGCGCGCGAGTTTCGCGAGACGGAACACGTGGTGGAAAAAGCCCTGGCCGAGCACGCGCAATATGCTGCCCTGTGGCAAGCCGTGGGCACGTGCACGGAAGCCGATTTTATCCAGGCCAGCCAGCAGGCACTGATTGCTGCCGAACAAGAAATGGATGCGGCGAATGGCGCCCTGTCCGGCGCGCTGGCGCAGCAGGACACCCTGCTCGCCAGCAAGAAGGAATTGCTGGAAGAGGAACGCCTGGTGGCGCTGACGCAGCCGGGCTTTTTTGCCCGCCTGTTCGGAACAAAACCGGCGCGCGCCTACAAGGACGCCGTGATCGCCAATGCCGAAGCGCAGCGCCAGGCCGCGCGCGACGTGTCCGCCATCAAGCTGCTGCTGAAAGGCGAGCTGGAGCCGCGCTGCGAGCGCGCCCGCAACAGCCTGCACATCGCCCTGCGCACCGCGCAATCGCGCCAGCGCGAATGGGATGACAGCACGGAACTGCTGCGCCGCGCGCGCATGCGTTTCCCCACCATCATCGCCCCGGCCACCCTGGACGAGCTGGACGGCGACGCCCTGCAAATTGGCGGCCTGTGGCACGAACCGGCGCTGGCGCGCCTGCGCTCGCGCCTGTTCGCCAAGGCCCTGGCCCTGCATGAAGCGTGGCTGGCCGAAGTGGCGAAGAAAGGCGGACCCGGCTTTGGCGGCAACTTGCTGGCCGTGTCGAAATTGCTGAAAAACAAGCGCGCCTATGACCAGTCGCACATCGCCATGGTCTGGCACAGCCTGTTCATGGTGGTGCCCGTCGTGTCGACCACGTTCGCCTCGTTCGCGCGCCAGTTCCAGGGCATGGGCCCCGAATCGCTGGGCTGGCTGTTCATCGATGAAGCAGGCCAGGCCGTGCCGCAAGCGGCGCTGGGCAGCCTGTGGCGCGCAAAACGTGCTGTCGTCGTGGGCGACCCGCTGCAGATCGAACCCGTGTTCACAGTGCCTGGCCGCCTCGTGCAAACCTTGTCCGCGCTGTCGCCGCACACGCAGGATGGCAGCTATGCGCCTACAAGCGTTTCCGTGCAGACGCTGGCGGACAAGGCCAACCGTTATGGCGCAGTCGTCGGCGCCGGCAGCGCCCAGCCGCTGTGGATAGGCAGCCCCCTGCGCGTGCACCGCCGCTGCGTGGAACCGATGTTTTCGCTGGCCAACAGCATCGCCTATGAAGACAAGATGGTCTACGGTTTGAGCGAACGCACGCCGCCGGACGCCGCGCGCGGCCTGACGCGTGGCCCCAGCCGCTGGATCGACGCCGTCGGTGCCGTCAGCTACAAGCAGGTGGTGCCGGTGCAACTCGATTTCGTGCTCGAAGTGCTGCTAAAACTGTACCGCCGCGACGGCAAGCTGCCCGACATGTATGTGATTACGCCGTTCAAGGCCGTGCGCAACGAATTGCGCTCGCGCATCGTCGACATGGACTGGGACCGCCGCCTCGGCTACGGCAAGGCACCGACGGCGCGCGAATTGCGCCAGTGGAGCAATCAGATGGTGGGTACCGTACATACCTTCCAGGGCAAGGAACAAAGCGTGGTGATGCTGGTCCTTGGCGCCGACGACAGCACGGCCGGTGCGGCGCAATGGGCTGCCGCCACGCCGAACCTGCTCAACGTGGCCCTCACGCGCGCGCAGCACTATGTGTACATTGTCGGCAACCCGCTGCTGTGGGGCCAATTGCCGCATTTCGCACCCGCGTGTGCGCAGTTGCCGCATACGGGCATGCATGAGTTTTTGGTGGAGATGGGTTGA
- a CDS encoding heavy metal sensor histidine kinase, with amino-acid sequence MKLTQLRRSLTLRVTLVFVLIVALVSAGLGMHLYLSFVAEIERRDDILLLGKLRQIQQLLGNAGTLDIIRERPQYFRDTMSGQENSLVRIVRADGTRLIDVNPHGETVAHAVPVAVDATVTNSDIVSWTSRDGYPARVVAASARIGEPAQMVDISVARVYGDRTAMFAAYRWQIVVSVAVSALVAALLASLMLLRGLRPLRNIAAHAALVRPGKLEQQLDARGAPTELLPLIQALNAMLARLQEGYARLSQFSADLAHEFRTPVTNLLGQSQVMLARPRSAHEYEQLVSSNVEELERLSRMIDSMLFLARAQQDEMVLVKQVLPVQDEFLRLADFFEGLAEERELALACHGSGTVMAEPQLLRRALGNLLSNAIRHAAPGSTILLRSHATKEGVELSVSNLGPAIPARHLPHLFERFYRADPARSDSAASTGLGLAIVTAIMQLHGGSATVASDAAATTFTLVFPLEDRRSD; translated from the coding sequence ATGAAGCTGACGCAACTGCGCCGCTCGCTGACCCTGCGCGTCACGCTCGTCTTCGTGCTGATCGTGGCGCTCGTGTCGGCCGGGCTGGGCATGCATTTGTACCTCTCTTTTGTGGCGGAAATCGAGCGCCGCGACGATATTTTATTGCTGGGCAAACTGCGGCAAATCCAGCAATTGCTCGGCAATGCGGGCACCCTCGACATCATCCGCGAGCGGCCCCAGTATTTCCGCGACACCATGAGCGGGCAAGAAAACTCGCTGGTGCGCATCGTGCGCGCCGATGGCACGCGTTTGATCGATGTCAATCCGCATGGCGAGACGGTGGCGCATGCTGTTCCCGTGGCCGTCGATGCGACCGTGACAAACAGCGACATCGTCAGCTGGACCAGCCGCGACGGCTATCCCGCACGCGTGGTGGCGGCCAGCGCGCGCATCGGCGAGCCCGCACAGATGGTCGATATTTCCGTCGCCAGGGTCTACGGCGACCGCACGGCCATGTTCGCCGCCTACCGCTGGCAAATCGTTGTGTCTGTCGCCGTCAGCGCGCTGGTGGCGGCCCTGTTGGCGAGCCTGATGCTGTTGCGGGGATTGCGGCCGCTGCGCAATATCGCCGCGCACGCGGCCCTCGTGCGGCCGGGCAAGCTGGAGCAGCAGCTCGATGCGCGCGGCGCGCCCACGGAATTACTGCCTCTGATACAGGCCCTGAACGCCATGCTGGCGCGCTTGCAGGAAGGCTATGCGCGGCTGTCCCAATTTTCCGCCGACCTGGCGCATGAATTCCGCACGCCCGTCACCAATCTGCTGGGGCAAAGCCAAGTGATGCTGGCCCGCCCGCGCAGCGCGCACGAGTATGAACAACTGGTGTCGTCGAATGTGGAAGAGCTGGAACGGCTGTCGCGCATGATCGACAGCATGCTGTTTTTGGCGCGTGCGCAGCAGGATGAAATGGTGCTCGTCAAGCAAGTCTTGCCCGTGCAGGACGAGTTTTTAAGGCTGGCCGATTTCTTTGAAGGCCTGGCCGAAGAGCGCGAGCTGGCGCTGGCTTGCCACGGCAGCGGCACGGTGATGGCCGAGCCGCAACTGCTGCGCCGCGCGCTGGGCAATCTGCTGTCGAACGCGATCCGGCACGCGGCGCCGGGCAGCACGATACTGTTACGTTCGCATGCGACGAAGGAGGGCGTGGAACTGAGCGTGAGCAACCTCGGCCCCGCCATCCCCGCGCGCCACTTGCCCCATTTGTTCGAGCGTTTCTACCGCGCCGACCCGGCCCGCAGCGACTCGGCCGCCTCCACAGGCCTGGGCCTGGCCATCGTTACGGCCATCATGCAATTGCACGGTGGCAGCGCGACAGTCGCGTCCGATGCGGCCGCCACGACGTTCACTTTAGTGTTTCCGCTCGAGGACCGTAGGTCGGATTAG
- a CDS encoding heavy metal response regulator transcription factor, translating to MRILVIEDEPKTGDYLLRGLAESGFTVSLARNGRDGLHMASTESPDLIVLDVMLPIMDGWQVLRALRLQEGGADVPVIFLTARDEVQDRVKGLELGADDYLVKPFAFAELVARIRTLLRRGPPREDDVIRIGDMEIDVMKRKVSRQGQRITLTAKEFGLLHLLARRQGEVLSRSIIASQVWDINFESDTNVIDAAIRRLRSKLDDPFEPKLIHTLRGMGYVCELRAPSAPDSGAAQ from the coding sequence ATGCGCATCCTGGTAATCGAAGACGAACCAAAGACGGGCGACTATCTGCTGCGCGGCCTGGCCGAGTCCGGCTTTACGGTGAGCCTGGCGCGCAATGGCCGCGACGGCCTGCACATGGCGAGTACGGAGTCACCCGATCTCATCGTGCTCGACGTGATGCTGCCCATCATGGACGGCTGGCAAGTCTTGCGCGCGCTGCGGCTGCAGGAAGGCGGCGCGGACGTGCCCGTGATTTTCCTCACGGCGCGCGACGAAGTGCAGGACCGCGTGAAAGGGCTGGAACTGGGCGCCGACGATTACCTGGTGAAACCGTTCGCGTTTGCCGAGCTGGTGGCGCGTATCCGCACCCTGCTGCGGCGCGGGCCGCCGCGCGAAGACGACGTCATCCGCATCGGCGACATGGAAATCGACGTGATGAAACGCAAGGTCAGCCGGCAAGGCCAGCGCATCACCCTGACGGCCAAGGAATTCGGCTTGCTGCATTTATTGGCGCGGCGCCAGGGCGAGGTCTTGTCGCGCTCGATTATCGCTTCGCAAGTGTGGGACATCAATTTCGAGAGCGACACCAACGTCATCGACGCGGCCATCCGCCGCCTGCGCAGCAAGCTCGACGATCCGTTCGAACCCAAGCTGATCCATACTTTGCGGGGCATGGGCTATGTCTGCGAACTGCGCGCGCCGAGTGCTCCAGACAGCGGCGCCGCGCAATGA
- a CDS encoding GlcG/HbpS family heme-binding protein, whose protein sequence is MKTLLLGSTLLCLLASPAHAQLRKVDDLSLVAANKLADAAMAACQAQGRHIVVTVLDRGGNVVTVQRADGVGPHNTDASRRKAYTALSTKNDTQALAVAARGNPDMANLTTLPELLLLGGGLPLRARGEVVGAIGVAGGGGALQDRACAHAALAAVPELDSPTL, encoded by the coding sequence ATGAAAACCCTGTTACTCGGCAGTACCCTGCTGTGCCTGCTGGCCAGTCCCGCCCACGCTCAATTGCGCAAGGTCGATGATCTTTCTCTGGTAGCGGCCAACAAGCTGGCCGATGCGGCCATGGCCGCCTGCCAGGCGCAAGGACGGCACATCGTCGTCACTGTACTGGACCGTGGCGGCAATGTCGTGACCGTGCAGCGCGCCGATGGCGTCGGGCCGCACAACACGGATGCCAGCCGGCGCAAGGCCTACACGGCCCTGTCGACGAAAAACGATACGCAGGCGCTGGCCGTGGCCGCGCGCGGCAATCCCGACATGGCCAATTTGACGACCTTGCCGGAACTGTTGCTGCTGGGCGGCGGCCTGCCCTTGCGCGCCAGGGGCGAAGTGGTCGGCGCCATCGGCGTGGCCGGTGGCGGTGGCGCCCTGCAAGACCGGGCCTGTGCCCATGCCGCCCTGGCGGCCGTTCCCGAACTCGATTCCCCCACCCTTTGA
- the uraH gene encoding hydroxyisourate hydrolase — protein sequence MTYLKKITAALAFASLSGMALAAANPLSVHILDLQSGQPTAGVTVTLEQKKDNDWKQLSSGVTNAQGRIAAMYPVDAPMQAGDYRIVFKTGEHYARLKQETFFPEIPVQFHVEKTEQHYHIPLLLSPFGFSTYRGN from the coding sequence ATGACCTATTTGAAAAAAATCACTGCCGCCCTGGCCTTCGCCAGCCTGTCGGGCATGGCCCTGGCCGCCGCCAATCCCTTGAGCGTGCACATCCTCGACTTGCAGAGCGGCCAGCCGACGGCGGGCGTGACGGTGACCCTGGAGCAAAAGAAGGACAATGACTGGAAACAATTGAGTAGTGGCGTGACGAATGCGCAGGGGCGCATCGCGGCCATGTATCCGGTGGATGCGCCCATGCAGGCGGGTGATTACCGCATCGTGTTTAAAACAGGCGAACACTATGCGCGGCTGAAACAGGAAACTTTTTTCCCGGAAATCCCCGTGCAATTTCACGTGGAAAAAACCGAGCAGCACTATCACATTCCCTTGCTGCTCAGCCCTTTCGGCTTTTCCACGTATCGCGGTAACTGA
- a CDS encoding glutathione binding-like protein: MIDLYYWTTPNGHKVTMFLEEAGIPYNIIPVHIGKGEQFKPEFLAIAPNNRIPAIVDQAPEDGGAPLSLFESGAILQYLAEKSGQFLPADVRGRAEVMQWLFWQMGGLGPMAGQNHHFVQYAPEPIEYAITRYVNETNRLYGVLNKRLADRAFVAGDSYSIADMAIYPWIVPHARQRQKLEDFPHLARWFAAIAARPATVRAYARAAEINVQPTVSGDAKSVLFGQTAKTLA; this comes from the coding sequence ATGATCGACCTGTATTACTGGACCACGCCCAACGGGCACAAAGTGACGATGTTCCTGGAAGAAGCGGGCATCCCCTACAACATCATCCCCGTGCACATCGGCAAGGGCGAGCAGTTCAAGCCCGAGTTTCTTGCCATCGCGCCCAACAACCGCATCCCCGCCATCGTCGACCAGGCGCCGGAAGATGGCGGCGCGCCGCTATCGCTGTTCGAGTCGGGCGCGATTTTGCAATACCTGGCCGAGAAAAGCGGGCAATTCCTGCCAGCGGACGTGCGGGGACGTGCCGAAGTCATGCAATGGCTGTTCTGGCAAATGGGCGGCCTGGGCCCCATGGCCGGGCAAAACCACCATTTCGTGCAATACGCGCCCGAACCGATCGAGTACGCCATTACGCGCTATGTCAATGAAACGAACCGCCTGTATGGCGTGCTGAACAAGCGTCTGGCGGACCGCGCATTCGTGGCCGGTGACAGCTATTCCATCGCCGACATGGCGATCTACCCGTGGATCGTGCCGCACGCACGCCAGCGCCAGAAGCTGGAAGATTTCCCGCACCTGGCGCGCTGGTTCGCGGCCATTGCCGCCCGTCCCGCCACCGTGCGCGCGTATGCGCGCGCGGCGGAAATCAATGTGCAGCCCACCGTCAGCGGCGACGCGAAAAGCGTGCTGTTCGGGCAGACGGCAAAGACGCTAGCCTGA
- a CDS encoding methyl-accepting chemotaxis protein: MKKLTFQQKLWIPLICSLLCITVIFVYNALEIRKIRIEERSADLSNAADLGLGAVKMFGDLAASGALTQEEAQKQATAVIKSMRFGETGYLSIINLDAVVLMNPAAPQTNGKNMSDFKDANGTYLYRDIVAVGKSDAGKGFVHYYFPRPGQKNAEPKMSRVVAYKPWSWTIVVGVYMDDIDAAFRQSLVTSLGVLLLVCGLLAAVVVAINRSLRHALGGDPEYAADVAAQIANNDLSGNVRTHANDRHSVLYAMKTMQANLVDAISEIRHSAETIATASSEIASGNMDLSARTEMQASSLEETAASMEELTSTVTQNAGNAVQANELAQSASAVARQGGAVVAQVIGTMDTINASSRKIVDIIGVIDGIAFQTNILALNAAVEAARAGEQGRGFAVVASEVRNLAQRSAGAAKEIKELIGASVDSIAAGSALVAQAGTTMDQVVASVSRVTDIMADITAASHEQSTGIGHVNQAITEMDSVTQQNAALVEEAAAAASSMQDQAAVLAQLVTRFKLSAQEPGTSSRLAGSSAGAPRAVAKKPLRSLAAR, encoded by the coding sequence ATGAAGAAATTGACGTTCCAGCAGAAGTTATGGATCCCCCTGATTTGCAGCCTGTTATGCATCACCGTTATTTTTGTCTATAACGCGCTGGAAATTCGCAAGATCCGCATCGAAGAGCGCAGCGCCGACCTGAGCAATGCCGCCGATCTGGGCCTGGGCGCCGTCAAAATGTTCGGCGACCTGGCCGCCAGCGGCGCCCTGACGCAGGAAGAAGCGCAGAAGCAGGCCACCGCCGTCATCAAGAGCATGCGCTTTGGCGAGACCGGTTATTTGTCCATCATCAACCTCGATGCCGTCGTCTTGATGAATCCCGCCGCGCCGCAAACCAACGGCAAGAACATGTCGGATTTCAAGGATGCCAACGGCACCTATTTGTACCGCGACATCGTTGCCGTCGGCAAGAGCGATGCGGGCAAGGGCTTCGTCCACTATTATTTCCCCCGTCCCGGCCAGAAGAACGCCGAACCGAAGATGAGCCGCGTGGTGGCCTACAAGCCGTGGAGCTGGACCATCGTGGTGGGCGTGTACATGGACGATATCGACGCGGCCTTCCGCCAGTCGCTGGTCACCTCGCTGGGCGTACTGTTGCTGGTGTGCGGCTTGCTGGCCGCCGTCGTCGTGGCGATCAACCGCAGCCTGCGCCATGCGCTGGGTGGCGATCCCGAATATGCGGCCGACGTGGCTGCCCAGATCGCGAATAACGACCTGAGCGGCAACGTGCGCACGCATGCCAACGACCGCCACAGCGTGTTGTACGCGATGAAAACCATGCAGGCCAACCTGGTCGACGCGATCAGCGAGATACGCCACAGTGCCGAGACGATCGCCACGGCATCGAGCGAGATTGCCAGCGGCAATATGGACTTGTCGGCACGCACGGAAATGCAAGCCAGTTCGCTGGAAGAAACGGCGGCCTCGATGGAGGAATTGACCTCGACCGTGACGCAAAACGCGGGCAATGCCGTGCAGGCGAATGAACTGGCGCAGTCCGCTTCCGCCGTGGCACGCCAGGGCGGCGCCGTGGTGGCGCAAGTGATCGGCACCATGGACACCATCAACGCTTCGTCGCGCAAGATCGTCGACATCATCGGCGTCATCGATGGCATCGCCTTCCAGACGAATATCCTGGCCTTGAATGCGGCCGTGGAAGCGGCACGCGCAGGCGAGCAGGGCCGCGGCTTTGCCGTGGTGGCGTCGGAAGTGCGCAACCTGGCGCAGCGCTCGGCCGGCGCGGCGAAGGAAATCAAGGAACTGATCGGCGCTTCCGTCGACAGCATCGCGGCCGGCAGCGCCCTCGTCGCACAGGCGGGCACGACCATGGATCAGGTGGTGGCCAGCGTGTCGCGCGTGACCGACATCATGGCCGACATCACGGCCGCCTCGCACGAACAAAGCACGGGCATCGGCCACGTCAACCAGGCGATCACGGAAATGGATAGCGTGACGCAGCAAAACGCGGCACTGGTGGAAGAGGCGGCGGCAGCGGCGTCCAGCATGCAGGATCAGGCGGCCGTGCTGGCGCAACTGGTGACGCGCTTCAAACTGTCGGCGCAGGAGCCGGGAACATCGTCGCGTCTGGCGGGCAGTTCGGCTGGCGCGCCACGCGCCGTGGCGAAAAAGCCGCTGCGCAGCCTGGCGGCGCGCTGA